In the Flavisolibacter tropicus genome, one interval contains:
- a CDS encoding M3 family oligoendopeptidase: MNLSADIKKLPRTYLPEDFKVSDWQNLEPYFKELLDRPLNSKEELEKWLKDMSELEAVVGEDAAWRQIRMTCDTENKELEQAFEYFVMEVQPKMQPYADKLNRKLVENPFVGELKGEAYHIYLRNVRKSIELFREENIPLQAETAVMAQQFGVISGKMTVEVEGKEYTLQQAAKFLESPSRELREQVYRKIQERRLQDKDQLNDLYTSLVQKRDQIAKNAGFANYRDYRFVELGRFDYTKEDCFQFQEAVRTHVLDIVNFLYDRKRQRLGLDMLRPWDMEAEPEGIKPLSPFQTADELVDKTVATFRKMNPFFADCIVKMKEMGRLDLDSRKGKAPGGYNCPLEETGAPFIFMNAAGQMHDVTTMVHEGGHAVHSFLAHDLPLTSFKQYPMEIAEVASMAMELMSMDYWDTFFDNAEELRRAKEHQLERVITIFPWIATIDKFQHWVYENPNHTLEERAENWRRIQNEFTPINIDVTGLEGYRKYGWQRQLHLFEVPFYYIEYGIAQLGAIGLWKQFKENKEQAINNYINALQLGGTRSLPELYKAAGLEFNFTPEYISELMLFVHNEIEKVSHKPS, from the coding sequence ATGAACCTTAGTGCAGATATTAAAAAATTACCCCGGACCTATTTACCAGAAGATTTTAAAGTAAGCGATTGGCAAAACCTGGAGCCTTATTTTAAAGAGTTACTGGACCGGCCACTCAATTCTAAAGAAGAGCTGGAGAAATGGCTCAAGGACATGAGTGAGCTGGAAGCGGTTGTTGGAGAAGACGCCGCCTGGCGCCAGATCCGCATGACCTGCGATACCGAAAACAAAGAACTGGAGCAGGCCTTTGAATACTTTGTGATGGAGGTTCAGCCTAAGATGCAGCCCTATGCTGATAAGCTGAACCGCAAGCTGGTAGAAAATCCATTTGTAGGTGAGCTGAAAGGCGAAGCCTATCATATTTACCTGCGCAATGTGCGGAAAAGCATTGAGCTCTTCCGCGAGGAAAACATTCCTTTACAGGCAGAAACAGCTGTAATGGCCCAGCAGTTTGGCGTTATCTCCGGTAAAATGACCGTTGAAGTAGAGGGAAAGGAATATACTCTGCAACAAGCTGCCAAGTTTTTAGAAAGCCCCAGCCGCGAGCTGCGCGAGCAGGTATATCGTAAAATCCAGGAGCGCCGCCTGCAGGACAAGGACCAGCTGAACGATCTTTATACCTCCCTGGTACAAAAGCGTGATCAGATTGCTAAGAACGCTGGCTTTGCCAATTATCGCGACTATCGATTTGTAGAACTGGGTCGCTTTGATTATACCAAGGAAGACTGTTTCCAGTTTCAGGAAGCAGTACGCACACATGTACTGGATATTGTGAACTTTCTGTACGATCGTAAACGCCAGCGTTTAGGATTGGATATGTTACGCCCTTGGGATATGGAAGCTGAGCCTGAAGGTATTAAGCCTTTGTCGCCCTTCCAGACTGCCGATGAACTGGTAGATAAAACAGTAGCTACCTTCCGCAAGATGAACCCGTTCTTTGCTGATTGTATAGTGAAGATGAAAGAAATGGGTCGCCTGGACCTGGACAGCCGCAAGGGCAAGGCGCCCGGAGGTTATAATTGTCCGCTGGAAGAAACTGGTGCGCCATTTATTTTCATGAATGCCGCTGGTCAAATGCATGATGTAACCACCATGGTACACGAAGGTGGTCATGCCGTACACTCCTTCCTGGCGCACGACCTGCCACTGACATCTTTTAAGCAATACCCCATGGAAATTGCTGAAGTGGCATCCATGGCCATGGAACTAATGAGCATGGACTACTGGGACACTTTCTTTGATAATGCTGAAGAATTGCGCCGCGCAAAAGAGCATCAATTAGAACGTGTGATAACCATCTTCCCCTGGATTGCTACCATCGATAAGTTTCAGCATTGGGTGTATGAAAATCCAAACCATACCTTGGAGGAGCGCGCGGAAAACTGGCGTAGGATTCAAAACGAGTTTACTCCAATTAATATAGATGTAACCGGTCTGGAAGGATACCGCAAGTATGGCTGGCAGCGCCAATTACACCTTTTTGAAGTGCCTTTCTATTACATTGAATATGGTATTGCTCAATTAGGTGCTATCGGATTGTGGAAACAGTTCAAAGAAAACAAAGAGCAAGCAATCAACAACTATATCAATGCATTGCAGTTAGGTGGCACACGCAGCTTACCTGAGTTGTATAAAGCCGCTGGACTGGAATTCAATTTCACGCCTGAATATATCAGTGAGTTGATGTTGTTTGTGCATAATGAGATTGAGAAGGTGTCGCATAAGCCCTCCTAA
- a CDS encoding DUF5606 domain-containing protein — protein sequence MEYNRIVAVTGLPGLYEIVSSKTDGALVRSLDDKTTKFISSRVHNLSHLESIEIYTVRDNVNLVEIFLAMQSNKTKLPDVKDNKALKGYFEKVYPDMDFERVYTSDMKKMVKWFEVLNNNNIEIKASAPAEEEENVAETLEAAGEKVVLDVKAEDTAETAKPKRAPRKKKAEDAEVEGAEKAEKAAPKKKAKSKE from the coding sequence ATGGAATACAACAGAATAGTAGCTGTTACGGGTTTGCCCGGTTTGTATGAAATTGTAAGTAGCAAAACCGACGGCGCGCTGGTGCGTTCATTAGACGATAAGACGACTAAGTTTATCTCTTCTCGTGTGCACAACCTGTCTCACCTGGAGAGTATTGAAATATATACCGTACGTGATAACGTAAACCTGGTAGAGATCTTCCTGGCTATGCAGTCTAACAAAACCAAGCTGCCAGATGTAAAAGACAACAAGGCACTGAAAGGCTATTTCGAAAAAGTTTATCCTGATATGGACTTCGAACGCGTGTATACCTCTGATATGAAGAAGATGGTAAAATGGTTTGAAGTGTTGAACAACAACAATATTGAAATTAAAGCCTCTGCTCCTGCTGAAGAAGAAGAAAACGTAGCAGAAACCTTGGAAGCAGCTGGTGAAAAGGTAGTGCTGGACGTGAAAGCCGAGGATACAGCAGAAACAGCTAAGCCAAAACGTGCACCACGCAAGAAAAAAGCTGAAGATGCTGAGGTTGAAGGTGCTGAAAAAGCTGAAAAAGCTGCGCCGAAAAAGAAAGCCAAAAGCAAAGAATAA
- a CDS encoding TonB-dependent receptor, with amino-acid sequence MYRKLLFFSLALFSFFFSQAQSFSISGRIIDAESRTALQGSSVLLRSIKDTTLSYSTFTDSTGRFQFDNIQRDSFRLTISAVGYETLSRSVRVDSANVVLANITVPRTSRELTGVTVTTRIPPAQQKGDTVQFNANQFKVNPDATAEELARKVPGITVENGQVKAQGENVRRVTIDGRELFGEDATAALRNLPAEIIDKIQVFDRLSDQAQFSGFDDGNTSKEINIVTKANMRNGHFGRVFAGYGTDDRYQAGGNATLLKGNRRISLVGNFNNINQQNFSQQDLLGVTSNAQRGGGGGGPRGGGGGPRGGSGNRGQGSGNQGGGNFGGFGSSGNFLVGQQNGINRTKAFGINYSDLWGKKVTVSASYFFNNTDNTTSELTNRQYYLTTIPNIRENNNNNSQNTNHRFNMRLEYRIDSSNQLIITPNLSFQNNDAKSLRNTLRFFNEGQTVSKVDNNRISDRAGNNLNNTILYRHSFPKKGRTFSVNLNTSYNKRDGDTYQQTFTTNYSGSTSFDTSDQQHIDQLNNGYQVSTNFVYTEPLWKNTQLQLNYNPTFSKSKSDQQAFRFDELSDKYSLFDTSLSNQFENKTRAQNGGISFRTGTRDNQFSAGVNYQNTNLNSDQVFPTVLQVNKTFQNILPNAMFRYKFSPKSNIRLMYRSSVNLPSVTQLAAVADITDRPFVTVGNPNLDPQYTHTFSGRYTFTNTAKGSLILANVFWLQSNNYITNATYVATKDSVISNNIVLNPSDELTVPINLDGYNSLRSFLTFAIPVRAIKSNVNINGGFTYNRFPGLINNVSNLANNYVYTIGTVIASNISQYVDFTVSYSANFNNVTNSIVKERNDSYFQHTAGLQLNLLSKKGWFFQNDLNNQYYSGLSAGYNQSFWLWNMGAGKKFLKDQKGELRFNVFDLLGQNRSLGRNVTETYIEDERNEVLQRYFMLTFTYNLRNFGTAAARAANRSGAGGTR; translated from the coding sequence ATGTATAGAAAGTTATTGTTTTTTAGCCTGGCTTTATTTTCTTTCTTTTTTTCACAAGCACAATCGTTTTCTATATCCGGCCGTATCATTGATGCCGAATCCCGAACTGCCCTTCAGGGGTCCAGTGTACTATTAAGAAGCATCAAAGACACTACGTTATCGTATTCCACTTTTACCGACTCCACAGGCCGGTTTCAATTTGATAATATTCAGCGTGATTCGTTTCGGTTAACCATCAGCGCTGTCGGCTATGAAACCTTAAGCCGCAGTGTACGCGTAGATTCAGCCAATGTAGTATTAGCCAATATCACTGTGCCACGCACTTCCAGAGAGCTTACAGGGGTAACGGTAACCACCCGCATACCACCAGCACAGCAAAAGGGCGACACCGTACAGTTCAATGCCAACCAGTTTAAAGTAAACCCCGATGCTACCGCAGAGGAGTTAGCGCGCAAAGTACCGGGCATTACGGTTGAGAATGGCCAAGTAAAAGCACAAGGCGAAAACGTACGCCGTGTAACAATAGATGGTCGGGAACTTTTTGGTGAGGATGCTACGGCAGCCTTACGCAACCTGCCGGCCGAGATCATTGATAAGATTCAGGTGTTTGACCGGCTGAGCGACCAGGCCCAGTTTAGCGGGTTTGACGATGGCAATACCAGCAAAGAGATCAACATTGTGACCAAGGCCAATATGCGCAATGGCCATTTTGGAAGAGTGTTTGCCGGCTACGGTACTGACGATCGCTACCAGGCCGGTGGTAATGCCACCCTGCTTAAAGGTAATCGCCGCATTTCCCTGGTAGGCAACTTTAATAATATCAACCAGCAAAACTTTTCCCAGCAAGACCTGTTGGGCGTTACCAGTAATGCCCAGCGGGGTGGCGGAGGTGGTGGTCCCCGCGGTGGTGGCGGAGGACCAAGAGGTGGTAGCGGCAACCGTGGGCAGGGCTCGGGCAACCAGGGTGGTGGTAATTTTGGCGGCTTTGGTAGCAGCGGCAACTTCCTGGTAGGCCAGCAAAATGGTATCAACCGCACGAAGGCTTTTGGTATTAACTACTCCGATCTATGGGGTAAGAAGGTCACTGTATCGGCCAGTTATTTTTTCAACAACACAGATAATACCACCAGCGAGTTGACTAATCGCCAATACTATCTAACCACCATACCCAACATACGCGAGAATAACAATAACAACAGTCAGAACACTAACCACCGCTTCAACATGCGACTGGAGTATCGTATAGATTCATCCAACCAATTGATCATTACACCGAATCTTTCTTTTCAGAACAACGATGCCAAGAGCCTGCGGAATACTCTTCGTTTCTTTAATGAAGGCCAAACAGTAAGCAAAGTGGACAATAACCGCATTAGCGACCGCGCCGGCAATAACCTGAATAACACAATCCTTTACCGGCACTCATTCCCCAAGAAAGGGCGCACATTTTCTGTGAATCTAAATACATCCTATAATAAAAGAGATGGTGACACTTACCAACAAACATTCACCACTAACTATTCAGGGTCTACCTCCTTTGACACGTCTGACCAACAACACATTGACCAGCTAAACAATGGCTACCAGGTTTCTACCAATTTTGTTTATACCGAGCCACTGTGGAAGAACACACAGCTCCAATTAAATTACAACCCAACTTTTTCTAAAAGCAAGTCTGACCAGCAAGCCTTCCGGTTTGATGAACTCAGCGACAAATACTCGCTATTTGATACCAGCCTATCCAATCAGTTTGAGAATAAAACACGCGCACAAAATGGTGGTATCTCGTTCCGCACCGGTACACGCGACAACCAGTTCTCGGCAGGTGTCAACTATCAAAATACCAACTTGAACAGCGACCAGGTATTTCCAACAGTGCTCCAGGTCAATAAAACTTTTCAGAACATCTTACCTAATGCTATGTTCCGCTACAAGTTTTCGCCCAAAAGCAATATAAGGCTGATGTACCGGAGCAGCGTGAACCTGCCATCAGTAACGCAGTTGGCCGCAGTAGCTGATATTACGGACCGGCCATTTGTTACTGTTGGTAATCCTAATTTGGATCCACAGTATACCCATACGTTTAGTGGCCGCTATACATTCACCAACACGGCAAAAGGCAGTTTGATCCTGGCCAATGTGTTCTGGCTACAGTCCAACAATTACATTACCAATGCTACCTATGTAGCCACAAAAGACTCTGTTATCAGCAATAACATTGTACTAAACCCAAGCGACGAGCTTACTGTGCCCATAAACCTGGATGGTTACAACAGCTTACGTTCTTTCTTAACCTTTGCCATACCGGTGCGAGCCATTAAATCGAACGTTAACATTAACGGCGGCTTTACCTACAACCGCTTCCCTGGCTTAATCAATAACGTAAGTAATTTGGCCAATAATTACGTTTATACCATAGGAACAGTAATAGCAAGTAATATCAGCCAATACGTAGACTTTACAGTGTCCTATTCAGCCAATTTTAATAATGTAACCAACAGCATCGTTAAAGAACGAAACGACAGCTACTTTCAGCATACTGCCGGCTTGCAGCTGAACCTATTATCTAAGAAAGGCTGGTTTTTCCAGAATGATCTGAACAACCAATACTATTCTGGACTTTCAGCAGGCTATAACCAAAGCTTCTGGCTGTGGAATATGGGTGCAGGTAAAAAGTTCCTGAAAGATCAAAAAGGAGAACTGCGTTTTAATGTGTTTGACCTTTTAGGCCAGAACCGCAGCTTGGGACGTAATGTAACGGAAACCTATATTGAAGATGAACGCAATGAGGTGTTGCAGCGTTATTTCATGCTGACTTTTACTTACAACCTGCGCAACTTTGGAACGGCCGCTGCGCGTGCCGCTAATCGGAGTGGGGCTGGTGGTACCAGATAA
- a CDS encoding DUF2268 domain-containing putative Zn-dependent protease (predicted Zn-dependent protease with a strongly conserved HExxH motif) → MKRIVATAVLFLVVLLSVAGQKTNQKVYTSDIDNFWRAYDSCLTTSDSLQQLHYLQTLYIDKGTEGLKAFMEARDYTAELWVRLIRKLPKFWSSIRPNTLTAKSKAIEIENSIQKLRTLYPELKEAKMYFTIGGLRSGGTTRNDMVLIGTEIATGNPTTDVSEFSNNWLGGVFKSQETGNIVPLNIHEYVHTQQKGKAQNLLGQSIREGACDFITELVMGKPLQNNYLVYGNQHEAELKEQFKLDMFTSSYSNWLYNGSNAKTVADLGYFMGYAICKAYYKNAPDKKRATKEIIELNYSDTTAVENFLKHAEYYTEPINK, encoded by the coding sequence ATGAAGCGAATAGTTGCAACAGCAGTTCTTTTTCTTGTTGTTTTACTTTCCGTTGCAGGGCAGAAAACAAATCAAAAAGTTTATACTTCCGATATTGATAACTTTTGGAGGGCCTATGACAGTTGCCTAACCACCTCCGACAGTTTACAGCAACTTCACTACCTTCAAACACTCTATATTGATAAAGGCACAGAGGGGTTAAAGGCCTTTATGGAAGCCAGAGATTATACAGCTGAATTATGGGTTAGGCTGATTCGTAAGTTACCTAAGTTTTGGAGTTCCATCCGACCTAATACGCTTACCGCGAAGTCAAAAGCTATAGAAATCGAAAATAGCATTCAGAAGCTAAGAACACTATACCCAGAGCTGAAAGAAGCCAAAATGTATTTTACGATCGGAGGACTTCGTTCAGGTGGGACAACTAGGAATGATATGGTATTGATAGGGACTGAAATTGCTACTGGCAATCCTACAACTGACGTTTCGGAATTTTCTAACAACTGGCTCGGAGGGGTGTTTAAAAGCCAAGAGACAGGCAATATTGTTCCGTTGAACATTCATGAATATGTGCATACTCAGCAAAAAGGAAAAGCACAAAATTTGCTAGGTCAATCCATTAGAGAAGGAGCTTGCGACTTTATTACAGAACTTGTAATGGGCAAACCCTTACAGAATAATTACCTGGTTTACGGGAATCAGCATGAAGCAGAACTCAAGGAGCAGTTTAAATTAGACATGTTTACTTCTTCCTACAGCAATTGGCTTTACAATGGCTCTAATGCAAAGACAGTTGCTGATTTAGGCTATTTTATGGGTTATGCCATTTGTAAAGCGTACTATAAGAATGCGCCAGACAAAAAAAGAGCAACCAAGGAAATCATAGAATTAAACTATTCGGATACTACTGCAGTTGAAAACTTCCTTAAACACGCAGAATATTATACAGAGCCCATTAACAAATAG
- a CDS encoding DUF1572 family protein produces MKNQMETTYQIANRFREVILSGTWIANTNFKHQLTDLSWEIATAKVRSLNTIALLAQHIHYYIKGIKNVFEGGSLDIKDKYSFEFPPIQSQKEWESFLTTFWNDAEAFASLIEQMPDEKLNEVFVDEKYGTYQRNIEAMIEHSYYHLGQIVLIKKIVVNDN; encoded by the coding sequence ATGAAAAATCAGATGGAGACTACTTATCAAATTGCAAATCGGTTTAGAGAGGTTATTCTAAGTGGAACCTGGATTGCAAACACCAATTTCAAACATCAATTGACCGACCTAAGCTGGGAAATAGCGACTGCTAAAGTTCGTTCCCTAAATACAATAGCCTTACTGGCTCAACATATTCACTATTACATAAAAGGGATTAAGAATGTTTTTGAAGGCGGAAGCCTTGACATAAAAGATAAATACAGTTTCGAATTTCCACCAATACAATCACAAAAAGAATGGGAAAGCTTTTTGACTACATTCTGGAATGATGCAGAAGCATTTGCCTCCTTGATTGAACAAATGCCAGACGAAAAATTAAACGAGGTGTTTGTTGATGAAAAGTATGGGACCTATCAACGAAACATAGAAGCTATGATTGAACATAGCTATTATCATTTAGGACAAATTGTATTGATTAAAAAGATAGTAGTGAATGACAATTAA
- a CDS encoding DoxX family protein, whose product MTKRNKIIYWIATLWLSLGMFSTGLVQLLKQKEQVDLFTHLGYPIYFLTILAVGKFLGVAAVLIPKTPVLKEWAYAGFFFAMMGALLSHIALGGPATVLFPPLLLLVLTLVSWYFRPADRKLIAVS is encoded by the coding sequence ATGACAAAAAGAAATAAGATCATCTATTGGATTGCTACCCTTTGGCTTTCGCTAGGAATGTTTTCAACTGGACTCGTACAATTATTAAAACAAAAAGAACAGGTTGACCTTTTTACACATTTGGGTTATCCTATTTACTTTCTTACCATACTGGCTGTTGGGAAGTTCCTGGGTGTAGCTGCCGTGCTTATTCCTAAAACACCAGTATTAAAAGAGTGGGCTTATGCAGGCTTTTTCTTTGCCATGATGGGTGCGCTGCTTTCACATATTGCGTTGGGCGGCCCAGCAACAGTATTATTCCCTCCATTGCTTCTGCTGGTTCTAACGCTTGTGTCATGGTATTTTAGACCTGCGGATAGAAAACTAATTGCAGTAAGTTAA
- a CDS encoding SRPBCC family protein: MEQRTKVNAENGKQELLITREFELPVDLLFKAYVEPEFVEQWMGTKVLKLESKKHGSYQFETTDPKGNKHGFNGVIHEFIPDQKITRTFEMEKTPFDAWMEYLVFEKLTDDTSKLTMHVVYKSITQRDQLLQMPFAQGINMAHNRIQEILKQLK; the protein is encoded by the coding sequence ATGGAACAAAGAACAAAGGTCAATGCCGAAAACGGTAAACAGGAACTATTGATCACAAGGGAATTTGAATTGCCAGTGGATCTACTTTTTAAAGCCTATGTAGAGCCTGAGTTTGTTGAGCAGTGGATGGGAACAAAAGTGCTGAAATTGGAAAGTAAAAAGCATGGCAGCTATCAATTTGAAACAACCGATCCTAAAGGAAATAAACACGGCTTCAACGGAGTCATTCATGAGTTTATCCCTGACCAAAAGATCACAAGAACATTTGAAATGGAAAAAACGCCGTTTGATGCCTGGATGGAGTATTTGGTGTTTGAAAAGCTTACTGATGATACCAGTAAACTTACTATGCACGTCGTTTATAAATCAATCACCCAAAGAGACCAACTGCTGCAAATGCCTTTTGCTCAAGGTATCAACATGGCACATAACCGCATACAAGAAATCCTTAAGCAATTAAAATAA
- a CDS encoding ArsR/SmtB family transcription factor — MNLRRDVFQAIADPTRRAILLLVATQSMTAGAIAANFDTARPTISKHLHILTECELLEQEQNGREIHYHINAKKMKEVADFIEPFRTMWDDRFNKLEAIMKKHKSGK, encoded by the coding sequence ATGAATTTGAGACGAGATGTATTTCAAGCCATAGCAGACCCCACAAGGAGGGCTATACTGCTTCTGGTAGCCACGCAGTCCATGACAGCAGGTGCCATAGCTGCCAACTTTGATACAGCAAGGCCAACCATTTCAAAACACTTGCATATACTCACCGAGTGCGAACTGCTGGAACAGGAGCAAAACGGCAGGGAGATTCACTATCATATTAACGCTAAAAAGATGAAAGAAGTAGCCGATTTTATTGAACCATTCCGCACCATGTGGGATGACAGATTTAATAAACTGGAGGCTATCATGAAAAAACACAAATCAGGAAAATAA
- a CDS encoding YybH family protein, whose amino-acid sequence MKKNLLFIMFPVLLWSCASVKKQSKGGNVNEIVTVMNQSAQDWNAGNLDAFMAVYDTASTFMLSKGPVGIKGMRENYQKGFFNGDKPKQNLRYEDMVVRPLGNEHALLTGKFVLSGNGLPERRGIYTLIFVRRGNVWKILHDHSS is encoded by the coding sequence ATGAAGAAGAATCTGTTGTTTATTATGTTCCCAGTATTGCTTTGGAGTTGTGCGTCAGTAAAAAAACAAAGTAAAGGTGGAAACGTCAATGAAATAGTAACAGTAATGAACCAGTCTGCCCAAGACTGGAATGCCGGTAACCTTGATGCTTTCATGGCTGTGTATGACACGGCTTCTACGTTTATGCTTTCCAAAGGCCCGGTTGGAATAAAAGGTATGCGGGAAAATTACCAGAAAGGATTTTTTAACGGCGATAAGCCCAAGCAAAACTTACGATATGAAGACATGGTGGTGCGCCCTCTTGGTAATGAGCATGCACTACTAACGGGCAAGTTTGTATTGTCTGGAAACGGCCTGCCGGAAAGAAGAGGGATCTATACCTTAATTTTTGTTCGTAGAGGTAATGTCTGGAAGATTCTGCATGATCATTCCAGCTAA
- a CDS encoding YdeI/OmpD-associated family protein, with the protein MQNSITVFYPESINTWRKWLEKNHLSKTAVWLVFYSKKSGRKTISWTDAVDVALCFGWIDSKKIKIDEETSHQFFSKRKPKSTWSKINKEKVIKLIDKGLMSKAGIDAIEMAKQNGSWTMLDQVEELVIPEDLENAFQSKHGSKDYFLSLSKSVRKAMLQWLVLAKRPDTRLKRIDEIAELASRKMKPKQF; encoded by the coding sequence ATGCAGAATAGTATAACTGTATTTTATCCCGAAAGCATTAACACGTGGCGAAAATGGCTGGAGAAAAATCATCTTTCAAAGACAGCTGTATGGCTTGTTTTCTATAGTAAAAAGTCGGGCAGAAAAACGATAAGTTGGACTGACGCTGTAGATGTAGCGCTCTGCTTTGGTTGGATTGACAGCAAAAAAATAAAGATAGACGAAGAAACTTCACACCAGTTTTTCAGCAAACGAAAACCAAAAAGCACCTGGTCCAAAATCAACAAGGAAAAAGTAATTAAACTTATTGATAAAGGATTAATGTCGAAAGCTGGTATTGATGCTATTGAAATGGCTAAACAAAATGGCTCGTGGACAATGTTGGATCAGGTAGAAGAATTGGTCATTCCGGAAGATTTAGAAAATGCGTTTCAATCAAAACATGGTTCAAAAGATTATTTTCTAAGCCTAAGCAAATCGGTGAGAAAGGCAATGTTACAATGGCTGGTGCTGGCCAAACGACCAGATACAAGACTAAAGCGCATTGATGAAATAGCTGAACTTGCATCACGTAAAATGAAGCCCAAACAATTTTGA
- a CDS encoding DUF6843 domain-containing protein, translating to MRLLTAISFLFCFLSSCGQKVKETFLVPAGFEGRINVIFNQPNAAPIPIEIGRRIYHIPADGVLITSSKLETGVLDQEYYFVDNTGKRTKVPVQNLNAKDTPIMPAVVYYGVTGVYGNSSDANPLDYAESIITSKASSDSIYSQAARTAFDETIKKKVGRAF from the coding sequence ATGAGACTTCTAACTGCAATATCATTCCTATTTTGTTTTCTTAGCTCATGCGGGCAGAAAGTAAAAGAAACTTTTCTCGTTCCTGCCGGATTTGAAGGACGCATCAACGTTATTTTCAACCAGCCCAATGCGGCTCCGATACCTATTGAGATTGGGCGAAGAATTTACCATATTCCTGCTGATGGTGTTTTAATTACAAGTTCGAAGCTGGAAACTGGTGTTTTAGACCAGGAGTATTACTTTGTAGACAATACTGGTAAGCGGACCAAAGTTCCAGTACAAAACTTGAATGCGAAAGACACTCCGATTATGCCCGCAGTTGTTTACTATGGTGTGACAGGCGTTTATGGAAACTCCTCAGATGCCAATCCGCTAGATTATGCTGAAAGTATTATAACCAGTAAAGCCTCCAGTGATTCAATTTATAGCCAAGCAGCTCGAACAGCTTTTGATGAAACAATTAAAAAGAAGGTGGGAAGGGCTTTCTAG
- a CDS encoding DUF4304 domain-containing protein: MEASLLTGYKYIQNEVKAFLGSFGFKSYKTFILYRTTDNDLLQFLSFQKGASSLSNQMTINIVQKGLFAPGCSFDTLQPGNRIGQFAKTEKDKWWYCDDANKVQEGVAEIKYILYNSVLPFFEFSKESHNISELVTADKYAFIWYIPSTFVDKGYFFLKAGLYKEAIQWWENHQPSKVPKFKTIKNLISQEQYSEVNKILEENIRMARARLEI, encoded by the coding sequence ATGGAAGCAAGTTTACTGACAGGATACAAATACATTCAAAATGAGGTCAAAGCATTTCTCGGCAGCTTTGGCTTTAAGTCGTATAAAACATTTATTCTTTACAGAACGACCGACAACGACTTACTTCAATTCCTTTCTTTTCAAAAAGGTGCTAGTTCACTGAGCAATCAAATGACAATTAACATTGTCCAAAAGGGACTATTTGCGCCGGGGTGCTCGTTTGACACATTACAGCCAGGCAATCGGATTGGACAGTTTGCCAAGACTGAAAAAGACAAGTGGTGGTACTGTGATGATGCTAATAAAGTGCAAGAAGGCGTAGCTGAAATCAAGTATATACTTTACAACAGTGTTTTGCCCTTCTTTGAGTTCTCTAAGGAGAGCCATAACATATCTGAACTGGTAACCGCTGATAAATATGCTTTTATTTGGTATATACCCAGCACCTTCGTAGACAAAGGCTATTTCTTTTTAAAAGCAGGATTATACAAGGAAGCCATCCAGTGGTGGGAAAATCATCAGCCGAGCAAAGTGCCAAAGTTCAAAACCATTAAAAACCTTATCAGTCAAGAACAATATTCAGAGGTAAATAAGATTTTAGAAGAGAATATTAGAATGGCAAGAGCAAGACTGGAGATTTAA